A stretch of DNA from Thermoplasmata archaeon:
CCCATGGCGGACAAGGAGAAAGTGCCCAGCGGGATTCCTGGCCTGGACGACCTCATCGAAGGCGGTTTCTACCCCGAGTCGACCGTCGTCCTCCTGGGGTCGAGCGGTACGGGAAAGTCGACGTTCGCGGTCCAGTTCCTCATGGAGGGCATCGAGCAGGGCGAGCAGGCTCTGTACGTGACCTTGGAGGAACCGCCGGAGCAGATCATGCACGAGGCGGAACTCATGGGCTTCGACATGCGCAAGTACTACGAGAAGAGCCTCTTCTTCATCCACCTCAAGGGGAAGAATTTCAAGAAGATGATCGAGGAACAGCTGCCTCAGCTCGTCAAGGCCCGCGCGGACTACAACATCCCCACGCGCGTGGTCATCGATCCGATGACCCCGGTGATCTGGGCGACCGGGGACAAGCTCGAGCAGCGGGAGCTAATCGGGAAGCTCTTCTACACGCTCAAGGAGCTCGGCGTCGTCCTGTGTACGGTCGAGGAGCACTCCCGCCCCGGGGAGACGATCGGGGAGGACGTCCTCCTGCCCATCTACCTGTCCGACGGCGCAATCCAGCTGGAGTACTACCCGATCGGCGGCGCGTTCAACCGCACGCTCAAGATCCTGAAGATGCGAGGGGTCCACCACGGCGAAGGCGTGTACCCGTACCTGTTCGCGCGCGGGATCGGCATCGTGGTCCGCGCGAGCCCCGCCCAGATGCCCGAGGAGACCACCCGCTCGCACACGAAGACGTTCGACGAGGCCCTGAAGACCGCGGAAGCGCTCAAGGCGCCCGCGCGGGTCCTGGATCGCATCCGGCTCATGCAGAAGAACTGGGACTACGACTACTCGCCGGAGGAAGCCCTCCAGATCCTGTTCAACTCCTACGGGCTGCGACGGGGAGCCTAGATGCCCTACGCGGGGAAGGTCGACAAGACGATGGGGGCCGAGACGGTCGGCCACCTCAAGCTCCTGCTGGAGACGGAGCTCGAGCGGTGCCGCGAGGAAAACGGCCTCGACATCGCCATGTTCCTCGGGGTCGACGGGCGGATCTTCGCGTCCTCCATCCCGAACGAGCTGAACCCGCGGGAATACCGCCTCCTGAACCTCCTCAAGGGGAACCTGGCCCACATCTGCAACCAACTCAGCGGTCAGAACATGATGATGTCCGTGGAGCAGTTCGAGGCGGGCACGGTGATCATCGCCGGGGTTGGGGAGCGCGCGTTCCTGGTCTTCCTCACCACGAAACCCGTGGAGATCACGAAGATGCAGGGCGTCCTCGCGAACGTGGTGAAGACGGCGGTCGTCGTCCGCCACCTGTTCGAGGAGAAGCCCATCACGCCCGCGGTCCTCGCCGCATACGACGAGACCGTGGCCACGGAGCTCAAGCGGCTCACCCGCATCCTGTTCGTCCAGAAGTTCGGCGAGACCAAGGAGTTCAAGAAGAACAAGGAAATCGAGACGTTCTTCCGCCAGAGGCTGGGCTCCCTGATCGGCCCCGGGCCGCTCGAGGAGACGATCACCCTGGCGTACAACGAGGTGGGCACGTCGGCCGCGTACATGACGCGGGACCACTGGAACCGCTTCCTCGCCCTGCTCCTCGAGAAGCTCCGAGAGATCCGCGGCGACACGGTCGCGGACCGCGCGGAGAAGGAATGGAAGGCGCACCTGAATGACGTCCTCTCGTCCTTCGTGTGATCCCATGACCGGAGACCGGTGACCATGCTCGACGTCGCGCTCGCCTCCCTGATCGAGGACATGATCGAGAAGGCCGGCGCCGACGGCGTCGTCGAGTTCTGGCAGCGCGTCGGGGACGCCCTCGCGTCTCGGATGGGGAAGGAGGCCTATCTCGGGTGGACCTCGTTCAACGTGGCCGTGCGCGAGGGCCGAACCGCGTTCAGCATCGAAGGGGACGTCACACCGCTCACGGACATGGCAATCACGGACGTGGACGGCGACGTGGTCGGCTACCTGTACGCCATGAAGCAGTGCTGCTACGTCCCGACCATCTTCCGCACGCGGTACGCCACGGGTCGGATGAGCCCCGCGGACCGCACGGTCACCGAGGAGTACAACGCGAACGTCCACAACATCGCCGTCTGCAACTTCTGCGTCTTCCACGAGCGCTTCCGCGAGGAGATCGCCAAGAACGTGACCGTCTCGGGGAACCCGCTCGTGTCGTACCTGCTGGCCACGCGGGGCTGGAGCGGCGAGACCAAGATCTCCTCCAAGAACGTGGCGATGATCAACATCAACGAGGAACACGTCCGCGCGCTCCTCCGGAACTACGAGTGCGTGTACGCCCTCGTGATGCGGGGCGCGCGCCTCAAGGGGGGCCGATGATGCCCGCGGAAACTCACATGCCCGAGGGCAACCCGTTCGTGGAGATCGCGACCGCTCTGTTCCTCGAGGACCTCGCCTCCAAGGTGGGTGTCGCGGGCCTGAACAACTACCTCGTGAGCCTGGCGAAGAACCTGGCGAATACGATGCCTCTCGAGGAATACGCGTCGTGGCCCGAGTTCCTGGGCTCCCTGGTCTCCGGGCAGTCCATCCTGGCCACGTTCGAGGACGTTCAGCCCATCACGGAGCACTGCATGAGCACGGCCCGTTCGCCCTTCGACCGCGGCTGGCGCGAGTACGCGAAGCGCGTGGGATCCTTCGCCCCGGTGCACAAGGACGTGGCGGGCTACTACAACGCCAAGGTGCGGCCCACGGCCGTGACCTCGGTCCACATCGTCCTGCACATATTCCGGGAGACGGCCGCGAGCCGAATCAAGGTGGCCGGAAAGCGCGTGCGGTACGAGACGATCGCGACGGCCTGGGTCGACGGCGAGGTCATGCTGCCCCCGGCGGACCGGCTGGACGGCCTGCTCGCGCGGGCCGGGATCTCCAAGACGAAGCTCGGGATGCTCCTTCGGAACCACGCGGACGTCTGGATTCTCGAGTCCGAGTGATCACCGCTCCCCGCGCCGCCGCCACGCGACGACGCCGAGGAAGACGGGGATGAAGACCCCGATCGCCAGGAGGATCGCCCATCCCGACGCGGGCTGTTGCACTTGGCTGTAGAAGATCGTCGAGGTGACCGTCTCACCCCGCGCCGGGTCGATGATCCCGTCGTGGTCGAGGTCCGCGGACACGGTCAACGTGTGCTGGCCGGGGCTCAGCCCCACGGGCAGGTACGTGAACGTAACCGTCGCGTCCCCGTTCGCCGCGATGGACTTGAGGATGCTCGTGCCCACGAGGGTCCCGTCGATGTACCAGCGGACCGTGACGTTCTCGGCGGCGGTCGTGCCGCTATTGTGGAACGTCGCGGCCAGCACGATTCCCTTGAGGACCGTGATTGCGAACGTGGTCGTCACGTTCTCGCGGGTCCCGACCTTCGGGGTGGCGACGACGGTCACGGTCAGCGTGAGGCTCTGCTCCAAGGTGGGCGCGGTCACGTTTAGCCTGTACGACGTCCGGTTGCCACTGGTCGAGCCCGGGGACGTGGCTACGGGATTGCCCCCCGACGTGTTCGTGCCCGTGATTTGCCAGTTCAGGGCATACGTCGTGTTCCCGGTCGGTCCGCCCGTGATTGTGACGTTGTACACCGCGGTCTGGCTGGGGGCCAGGGCCGTCGGGCCCGTGATCGTCGCGAAGAGGGGGCCCGTGTCCGCCGAGACCGCCGCCGGGACGGCCACGACCGCAACCGCGAGCACGATTAGGACGAGGGCGAGGGCTCGCGCGCTCATCGCCTCCGCCGCGTGAGGAAGAGCGCGAGCGCCGCAGCCGCCACTCCGCCCACCACCGCGGCGAGGAGCAGCGAGTTCAGCGGCAACTGCAGGACGGTGCCGGGGCCGCTCACCCCGACGCCCGAAGGCAACGAGAGCGCCGGGAGCGTGGCCGTGTACGTGGTCTGCGCGGCCACGGACGGAGCCCCTTCGGCGGAGGCCGCCAGGGCGACCGTGGTTCCGCCATTTGCCCCGTTCAGGCGCAGGACGAGCTTGACCGTCGTCGAGGCGTTCGCGTCGACGCTCACGTTCGTGAGGACGAGACCCGCGGCCCGAGCGGCGCCCGAGCGGGTCAGGCCCGGGGTCCAGCCCGCGGCGGCGACGTCCGTCGGGTTCTGGATCGAGAGGTCCACGGCCTCGGGGGCGTTGCCCGTGTTGTGCACGTTGACCGTGTAGTTCAGGTACTGGCCGTCGAATGTGCCCGACGCGGGATCCACCTGCAGGGTCAGGCCGCGGGTCCGGACGATGCCCCCGGTCACCGCGACGCTCCCCTTCGCGTGGCTGTCCGCGGTCGAGGTCGCCGTGATCGTGACCGCTCCGTGGTTGACCAGGGCGCCGGCCGGAGTCTGGATCGTCACCGTGACCGCGGTCTCGTTCGCCGCGGTCCCGTAGTTCAGGGCCACCGTGGTGGGGAAGAACGTGAAGAACCAGCCCGCGGAGGCGCTCCCCGTCAGGGCGAAGGTGTCCTGGACGTTGCCCGTGTTCTGGACGCGGATCGTGTACGTGACGGCCCCGCCCGGGTTCACGGTCCGGTTCTGGGAGGCATCCCAGGTCAGGACGGCCGCCCGATGGTCCAGGCGTCCGAGCTGGAGGTTAACCACGGTGTCCGTCTGCAGGGAGAAGGTCGCGGTCCCCTCGTAGTCGACGACCACGCCCTGCTCCGTCTGCGTGCGGTCCGCGGTGACCGTATACGACCCCACGGGGAGGAGCGTCTGATAGTTGCCCGCGGCGTCCGTCCGGAGGCCCAGCTGGGCCGTCCCGGTCACGTTCACGGTCGCGGCCACGCGCGCCCCGGAGGGGTCCGTGGTCACGCCCGAGAGGACGAAGGCGGGCAGGAGGGAGACCGGGTAGGAGAAGGTGGTCGCATGGGGCACCGTGAGGGTCGCCAGGAACCCGGAGGGACCCGCGGCTCGGGTGGCGTACACGACGTAGGTCCCGGGGGCGAGGGACACGGAGTATGTGCCGTTGGACGCGGAGGCGGCCTGGGCGTTGAGCGCGCCGCCCGAACGGGCGATGAAGGAGAGGCTCGCGTCGACGCCGCCCCCGCCCAGGGAGACGAGCCCCGTCACGGTCGTGTTGTCGTACGTTCGGCTCGCCGGGAGATTGTACGTCAGGCTGGTCGTGCCGGGCGCGATCGTGAGGCTGCCCGCGAATGCGTACCGGTAGTACTGGGTCACGTTCCCCACCGTGGTGCTGCCCACGTCGTTCAGCTGCACCGAGTAGTTGCCGACGACGAGGACGGCGGAGAACGAACCGCCCGCGAGGCTCGAGGCGGGGAACGTGCCGCCCTCCTTGCGGACGAACGTGAAGGACAGCCGCGAGCTGACGGCCGTGCCATTGAACATGATCTGCCCCGCCACCATCGTGGCGGCGGACAGGGCGAGGGTAACGTTTCCCGCAGAAGGCACGGTCACGTTCGCCAGGACCTCGTACGGCGCGCTCCCGATCGTGCGGTTCGCGACGACGGAGTACGTGCCGGCCCGGAGGTACACGGAGTAG
This window harbors:
- a CDS encoding ATPase domain-containing protein → MADKEKVPSGIPGLDDLIEGGFYPESTVVLLGSSGTGKSTFAVQFLMEGIEQGEQALYVTLEEPPEQIMHEAELMGFDMRKYYEKSLFFIHLKGKNFKKMIEEQLPQLVKARADYNIPTRVVIDPMTPVIWATGDKLEQRELIGKLFYTLKELGVVLCTVEEHSRPGETIGEDVLLPIYLSDGAIQLEYYPIGGAFNRTLKILKMRGVHHGEGVYPYLFARGIGIVVRASPAQMPEETTRSHTKTFDEALKTAEALKAPARVLDRIRLMQKNWDYDYSPEEALQILFNSYGLRRGA
- a CDS encoding CARDB domain-containing protein, whose product is MSARALALVLIVLAVAVVAVPAAVSADTGPLFATITGPTALAPSQTAVYNVTITGGPTGNTTYALNWQITGTNTSGGNPVATSPGSTSGNRTSYRLNVTAPTLEQSLTLTVTVVATPKVGTRENVTTTFAITVLKGIVLAATFHNSGTTAAENVTVRWYIDGTLVGTSILKSIAANGDATVTFTYLPVGLSPGQHTLTVSADLDHDGIIDPARGETVTSTIFYSQVQQPASGWAILLAIGVFIPVFLGVVAWRRRGER